One genomic segment of Rubripirellula tenax includes these proteins:
- a CDS encoding RDD family protein: MAASQALDTTIAVVTPENIAFDYQLAGPFRRLPAYLIDLAVRWVLIVIVVLGIYLVGGLIDFQLLGPFATAAGFLVYFGISWFYGTVMETVFNGRTIGKWSVGIRAIDTEGRPINAKRAFLRNLLRIADLAPVAALTSFSDEVPPVFIIPTGMIGLATMLLTRRLQRLGDLAAGTMVIVDERAWRLPIAKVDDPRVAALASFFPGDYRVSRSMARTLAVYAERRHYLTPARRREVARHLTVPLIERFEFRADIDPDLLMYALYYKTFLSESSAEPPDLGPFAGYSPLLRDAGKPAPADSTSTLHPTAPEVFQ, translated from the coding sequence ATGGCTGCATCACAAGCACTCGATACGACGATCGCGGTAGTCACACCCGAGAACATCGCGTTCGACTACCAATTGGCAGGGCCTTTCCGGCGATTGCCGGCTTACTTGATCGACCTGGCCGTTCGCTGGGTTTTGATTGTGATCGTCGTGTTGGGAATTTATTTGGTCGGTGGCTTGATCGACTTTCAACTGCTGGGCCCGTTCGCGACGGCGGCCGGCTTTCTGGTCTATTTCGGCATCAGTTGGTTCTATGGGACCGTGATGGAGACGGTTTTCAACGGCAGAACGATCGGCAAGTGGTCGGTCGGGATTCGCGCGATCGATACCGAAGGTCGCCCGATCAACGCGAAACGTGCGTTTCTGCGTAATCTGCTCCGCATCGCCGACTTGGCTCCCGTCGCCGCGCTGACCAGCTTTTCAGATGAAGTCCCCCCCGTGTTCATCATCCCCACCGGGATGATCGGATTGGCAACGATGCTGTTGACGCGCCGGTTGCAGCGACTTGGCGATTTGGCGGCCGGAACCATGGTCATTGTTGATGAACGCGCGTGGAGATTGCCGATCGCGAAGGTCGATGATCCGCGAGTCGCCGCGTTGGCTTCGTTTTTTCCGGGCGACTATCGAGTCTCACGCAGCATGGCAAGAACCTTGGCCGTGTACGCTGAACGCCGCCACTATTTGACGCCGGCTCGTCGCCGCGAAGTCGCGCGTCACTTGACCGTGCCGTTGATCGAACGGTTCGAATTTCGCGCCGACATCGATCCGGACTTGTTGATGTACGCGTTGTACTACAAAACGTTTCTGTCCGAGTCGTCGGCGGAACCACCTGATCTGGGTCCATTTGCCGGGTACAGCCCGCTTCTTCGTGACGCAGGAAAACCGGCGCCGGCCGATTCCACATCGACGTTACATCCGACTGCACCGGAGGTTTTTCAATGA